A single genomic interval of Xyrauchen texanus isolate HMW12.3.18 chromosome 8, RBS_HiC_50CHRs, whole genome shotgun sequence harbors:
- the LOC127647405 gene encoding ferritin, middle subunit-like, with amino-acid sequence MDSQIRQNYDRDCEALINKMVNLELYASYTYTSMAHYFKRDDVALPGFAKFFKENSEEEREHAEKFMEFQNKRGGRIALQDLKKPERDEWDNGLVAMQCALQLEKKVNQALLDLHKVASERVDPHLCDFLETHYLNEQVEAIKKLGDHITNLSKMDAGNNRMAEYLFDKHTLGRDS; translated from the exons ATGGACTCTCAGATTCGCCAGAACTACGACCGGGACTGCGAGGCTTTGATCAACAAGATGGTGAATTTGGAGCTGTACGCTTCCTACACCTACACCTCAATG GCTCACTACTTTAAACGGGATGATGTCGCACTTCCTGGTTTTGCCAAGTTCTTCAAGGAGAACAGCGAGGAGGAGCGCGAGCATGCCGAGAAATTCATGGAGTTCCAGAACAAGAGGGGTGGACGCATTGCTCTTCAGGATTTAAAG AAGCCTGAGCGTGATGAGTGGGACAATGGGCTGGTTGCTATGCAGTGTGCTCTGCAGCTGGAGAAGAAAGTCAACCAGGCTCTGCTGGATCTGCATAAGGTTGCCTCTGAGAGAGTTGACCCCCAT CTTTGTGACTTTCTGGAGACTCACTACCTGAATGAGCAGGTTGAGGCAATTAAGAAGCTTGGTGACCACATCACCAACCTGTCCAAGATGGACGCTGGCAACAACAGGATGGCGGAGTACCTGTTTGACAAGCACACCCTGGGCAGAGACAGCTAA